A region of Chloracidobacterium sp. DNA encodes the following proteins:
- a CDS encoding VCBS repeat-containing protein produces the protein MKIGKIHYSFVIFLAIFAIFFGSKLTTSARSTDNLQSGFVYQVSEFLGLQNVPVLLNGQASDSATDPKNKPLRGLVQVPVSMPTASASPGSLIVIPVTTGDLTGLGVISYDFNVDFNPTVLTPASPPYDIAGTLSNTMTVTPNPNFPGHLIITAFQASNLSGAGTLINLRFNVVGGSGQTTALSFADYTDPNTIFHPGFSFNEGDPEAVPSNGNFTVEGPTPTATASATSTSTATFTPTPTNTSTNTPTSTSTNTATNTPSASPTGTPLPTLGIYPATSVPLSDNITVTPDAPPTMTDSISVSTGTNFIGELTADPLTGVIRVTNAHHANISPGTYTVVVTALGPGGTTQTTFALTVTNGSFCYGIPGQTSPAVPEIGVGSLPRSIAIGDFNGDAIQDIATANFTSSNVSIRLGDGIGGFTSPAVPEVSVGAFPRSVAVGDFNGDGLQDFATTGFALGFVSIRLGDGSGGFTLPASPEVSVDKGPYHMAIGDFNNDGINDFVTANSASANVSIRLGDGIGGFTSPPSPSVDLDGSPRAVVIADFNGDGKQDFATANATSANVSVRLGDGLGGFTLPVVPEISLGAGNKPRSIVIGDFNVDGIQDFATANLDTSNVSIRLGNGSGGFTSPAVPEITVGAAPQTIAIGDFNNDGKQDFASASSTASTVSIRFGDGSAGFTLPPTAEVTLGGATPLSVAIGDFNGDGIQDFATANDGSNNSSIRLGACSPFSITGTITYGNAAGAPTPRYVSNVTMTAVGSPNVITTTGAPGPGEGEYLLNVFGPGPYTVTPSKPFAFDTAINSFDAARVIAHVTGTNLLSGNALVVADVSGNGLIQSFDAAQIARYSTASPPFGQTGTWKFYTIANIPFPPGVTPTSRTYPTISNFAGQDYTGLLMGDVSGNWTNSGPRPINRRIGPERATAVNLPHMTTPTGKEVIVPVSVDGTAEKGIVSYEFVLRYDPSVIQPQADPVGVAGTVSRGLTAVANAREPGILRVALYGAMPINGNGLLLNLRFNAVGAPGSISPLTWERLLFNDGYPMSTAFDGQVLIID, from the coding sequence ATGAAAATTGGAAAAATACACTATTCGTTTGTCATTTTTCTGGCCATTTTTGCTATATTTTTTGGCTCGAAACTAACCACGTCGGCAAGATCGACTGACAATTTGCAATCGGGTTTCGTTTATCAGGTCAGCGAGTTCTTGGGTTTACAGAATGTCCCTGTTCTTTTGAATGGGCAAGCTTCTGATTCCGCAACTGATCCCAAAAACAAACCTTTGCGGGGACTAGTGCAGGTTCCGGTCTCGATGCCCACAGCCAGCGCTTCGCCGGGCTCGCTTATTGTCATTCCCGTAACGACAGGCGACTTAACTGGACTGGGTGTAATTTCTTATGACTTTAACGTGGACTTCAATCCGACGGTACTGACGCCCGCCTCGCCGCCATACGACATTGCCGGAACATTAAGTAACACGATGACAGTGACGCCCAATCCTAATTTTCCCGGGCATCTGATAATTACTGCTTTTCAGGCTTCAAATCTAAGCGGAGCAGGAACTTTGATAAATCTTAGGTTTAATGTTGTCGGTGGGTCCGGACAAACCACGGCGTTGTCCTTTGCAGACTATACCGATCCAAACACCATCTTTCATCCAGGATTTTCGTTCAACGAAGGTGATCCGGAAGCGGTTCCTTCGAACGGAAATTTTACCGTCGAGGGTCCGACACCGACTGCAACTGCATCGGCGACGTCAACTTCAACCGCAACGTTTACGCCTACTCCGACAAATACGTCGACAAATACTCCGACAAGCACCTCTACCAACACGGCCACGAACACACCATCGGCTAGCCCAACTGGCACGCCTCTTCCGACGCTTGGCATATATCCGGCGACGAGCGTTCCTCTGAGCGACAATATTACTGTAACGCCTGATGCTCCTCCGACAATGACGGACAGCATAAGCGTTTCGACGGGCACCAACTTTATCGGAGAACTAACTGCCGACCCGTTAACGGGCGTTATTCGTGTGACCAATGCTCATCACGCAAATATCTCTCCCGGGACATACACGGTTGTTGTTACGGCACTCGGCCCCGGCGGTACGACGCAAACAACATTTGCGCTTACCGTCACAAACGGTTCTTTTTGCTACGGAATTCCGGGACAAACATCACCTGCCGTACCCGAGATCGGAGTTGGAAGTTTACCGCGTTCGATAGCTATTGGAGATTTCAATGGTGATGCCATTCAGGACATTGCAACCGCGAATTTTACTTCGTCGAACGTTTCGATCAGATTGGGCGACGGCATAGGCGGATTTACTTCGCCGGCCGTGCCGGAAGTTTCCGTCGGAGCTTTCCCAAGGTCGGTAGCAGTCGGAGATTTTAACGGCGACGGCTTGCAGGATTTTGCAACGACGGGTTTTGCATTGGGCTTTGTCTCAATACGTTTGGGAGATGGCAGCGGAGGATTTACTTTGCCCGCTTCTCCGGAAGTTTCTGTAGACAAGGGCCCTTATCATATGGCGATAGGGGACTTTAACAATGACGGCATAAACGACTTTGTAACTGCTAATTCGGCGTCCGCCAACGTCTCGATCCGTTTAGGTGACGGAATTGGTGGATTCACCTCTCCCCCTTCACCATCCGTCGATCTCGATGGCAGTCCTCGTGCAGTAGTTATTGCAGATTTCAACGGCGACGGGAAGCAGGACTTTGCTACTGCAAATGCCACTTCGGCAAATGTCTCCGTCCGACTGGGAGACGGTCTTGGAGGTTTCACGTTGCCTGTAGTGCCGGAAATTTCTCTTGGCGCCGGTAACAAGCCCCGCTCAATCGTGATCGGCGACTTTAATGTCGATGGTATTCAGGATTTTGCAACGGCAAACTTAGACACTAGCAACGTATCGATCCGGTTAGGCAACGGCAGCGGCGGATTTACTTCACCAGCGGTGCCGGAGATTACGGTTGGAGCCGCTCCTCAGACTATCGCTATCGGTGATTTCAACAACGACGGCAAGCAAGACTTTGCATCGGCTAGTTCTACCGCATCTACCGTCTCAATTCGTTTCGGAGACGGCAGTGCTGGATTTACCTTGCCGCCAACCGCTGAAGTCACTCTCGGCGGAGCTACCCCTCTGTCAGTTGCTATCGGCGATTTTAATGGAGACGGTATCCAGGACTTTGCCACGGCAAATGATGGCTCGAACAATAGTTCGATCCGCCTTGGTGCCTGCTCACCGTTCAGCATCACCGGCACCATTACATATGGCAACGCGGCAGGTGCTCCGACACCTCGTTACGTTTCGAATGTAACTATGACGGCTGTCGGTTCGCCCAATGTCATTACGACAACCGGAGCTCCGGGACCGGGTGAGGGCGAATATTTGCTTAACGTATTTGGGCCTGGGCCTTACACGGTTACACCGTCCAAGCCATTCGCTTTCGACACGGCAATAAACTCTTTCGACGCCGCTCGCGTTATTGCGCACGTCACCGGTACTAATCTCTTGTCCGGGAATGCTTTGGTCGTGGCTGATGTTAGTGGAAACGGTCTTATTCAATCATTTGACGCAGCACAGATCGCTCGCTATTCCACTGCAAGTCCGCCTTTCGGACAAACGGGAACATGGAAGTTTTACACTATTGCAAATATTCCATTCCCACCGGGCGTTACGCCCACGAGCCGAACATATCCGACCATAAGCAACTTTGCCGGTCAAGATTACACCGGATTGCTGATGGGGGACGTTTCCGGCAATTGGACAAACAGCGGGCCGAGGCCGATCAACCGCAGAATTGGGCCTGAGCGTGCGACAGCCGTAAACCTGCCGCACATGACAACACCGACTGGGAAAGAAGTGATCGTACCAGTAAGCGTAGATGGAACCGCAGAGAAGGGAATAGTTTCCTATGAGTTTGTCTTAAGGTATGATCCTTCAGTAATACAGCCTCAGGCGGATCCTGTCGGTGTTGCAGGAACAGTTAGCCGCGGCCTCACTGCTGTTGCTAATGCAAGAGAACCTGGCATTTTGAGAGTTGCGTTGTATGGAGCGATGCCAATAAATGGCAACGGACTGCTTCTGAATCTCAGATTCAACGCCGTTGGTGCACCGGGTTCGATCTCGCCGCTGACTTGGGAACGTCTTCTATTCAACGACGGTTACCCAATGTCGACGGCATTTGATGGGCAAGTGTTGATAATAGACTAA
- a CDS encoding sigma-54-dependent Fis family transcriptional regulator: MNSILIVDDEPGIRDTLRGVLEDEGFYVSTVATGEECLDAARGGDFVCILLDIWLGDGIDGLETLAKLKEESTDAAVVMISGHGNIETAVRSTKLGAFDFIEKPLSLERTILTVKNAVRQRQLEIANAQLQSELAEQYVMVGESVAMRALRKQIAIVAPTDGRVLISGESGTGKELVARAIHAQSKRKNAPFVEINSAAIPEELVESELFGHAKGAFSGATKSKKGKFEVADGATLFLDEIADMSPRVQAKMLRVLEEQRFEPVGSNTPVSVDVRVVSATNKPLDSLIENGHFRSDLFYRLNVIPFQVPPLRERREDIAALTDHFNQRFSSDYGKPAKEFTEDAIDALQNNDWFGNVRELKNTIERIVIMNAKQTITADDLPKMEAADGIPASSFRFPTFKDATDAYQREFIQHKLAEFEGNVAKAAEEMGVDRSHLYRRMRNLGIK, translated from the coding sequence TTTACGTTTCAACAGTTGCGACCGGCGAGGAATGCCTTGACGCCGCTCGAGGCGGCGATTTTGTATGTATTCTGCTCGACATCTGGCTTGGTGACGGCATCGACGGTCTTGAAACGCTCGCGAAACTAAAAGAAGAATCAACGGATGCGGCAGTCGTGATGATCTCGGGCCATGGCAACATCGAGACCGCTGTTCGCTCGACCAAACTTGGTGCCTTTGATTTCATTGAAAAGCCTTTAAGCCTCGAACGCACTATCCTCACGGTTAAAAATGCGGTTCGCCAACGCCAGCTTGAGATCGCGAACGCGCAATTGCAATCAGAGCTTGCCGAGCAGTATGTGATGGTCGGCGAATCGGTCGCAATGCGTGCGCTTCGCAAGCAGATCGCCATCGTCGCTCCGACCGACGGCCGCGTGCTTATCTCGGGCGAAAGTGGCACAGGCAAGGAACTCGTCGCCCGAGCGATCCACGCTCAGTCAAAACGCAAGAACGCTCCGTTCGTTGAGATCAATTCCGCTGCGATTCCCGAAGAGCTTGTTGAGTCCGAGCTTTTCGGCCACGCGAAAGGCGCGTTTTCCGGAGCCACAAAATCAAAGAAAGGGAAGTTTGAAGTTGCGGATGGAGCTACGCTCTTTCTCGACGAGATCGCAGATATGTCCCCGCGAGTTCAGGCAAAAATGCTGCGTGTTTTAGAAGAACAGCGATTCGAGCCGGTTGGCAGCAACACCCCTGTTTCGGTCGATGTTCGAGTCGTGTCGGCGACGAACAAGCCGCTCGACAGCCTGATCGAGAATGGTCATTTCCGGTCCGATCTTTTTTACAGGCTTAACGTCATTCCGTTTCAAGTGCCGCCGCTTCGCGAACGCCGCGAAGACATAGCCGCGCTAACAGACCATTTCAATCAGCGTTTCTCCAGTGATTATGGCAAACCAGCGAAAGAGTTTACCGAAGACGCGATAGATGCTTTGCAAAATAACGACTGGTTCGGCAACGTTCGTGAGCTAAAAAACACCATCGAACGCATCGTGATTATGAACGCCAAACAAACGATCACCGCCGATGATCTACCCAAAATGGAAGCCGCCGATGGAATTCCTGCGTCAAGCTTTCGCTTTCCGACTTTCAAGGACGCGACCGACGCTTACCAACGTGAATTCATCCAACACAAGCTCGCCGAGTTCGAAGGCAACGTCGCCAAAGCCGCCGAAGAAATGGGCGTCGACCGCAGCCACCTCTATCGCCGAATGCGCAATTTGGGTATTAAATAG